The Fulvia fulva chromosome 1, complete sequence region TCTCTGCGATCCATTGGCCACTGTTGTACTTGGTTGTCGAGCCAGATGCGCGCAACTGATACTCCCACATCTTTTTCTCGCTGAGACGGCTAGCTGCGACGATATAATTGCTGGTTGAGCCGTCAGCACGAGTGCATCGCACTTCGTCGCCAACATTGAATTCGGACAGTGGCTATTCAAGTCAATTGATTGACGCCATCTCGGGAGGAAGGATCTCACATCAGCGATTTCCGAGCTGGACTTGCCCAGAACAAGGCTCTTTTGAGGGCTGTCAGGTTCATCGCTCCTATCGACCTGAGGCGTCTCTGGAGTCTTTGAAGAATTAGCAAGATCGCGCTGCAACGAAATTAAGGGCTGGTCTTCACCGGCTGTGTTGCCTTAGCCTGGATGTCTCTCAGCTCCTCTGGCATCTTCAGAAGTTCTTTGATGGAACGCTTCGTTGGCAAGGCTCTGGCGAAAGTCGGAGATCTTGAAGTCTTCCCGTGAGGTCAACCATGACTTTATAGACGAACGTGAGCCTTGATTCAGCCCTTTGCCCAAGAACCGCAACGCATGGCAATCGCCCTTCCGTTGTCTGCTAGAGGTGCATCCTCAAGACGTGCAATCAGCTTTGTCGGATTTACGCCTAAAATTGGAGCTTGCGAGCTAGGTGTGGCAGGCAACCTGTAGCCGCGTGGGGCGCAGGAGAATAATTGCATTGCTAGCGTATCTCGTGCTGCACAAAGGCGGCTGTGAGCATGCAGACCTCCTGTGAGAAGTGTAAGCTCAGACAAGGTCTGAAGATGTTTGCACTGCATCCGCTGACAATGATACTCAAGCATACGGCCCAGTGTCTTGCGGTGGCCAAACATTTGGCTGTGTCGATTGTATGCTGTTTCGCAAAATCGCAAACAAGCGCACTGCACCATGGTCCTCGCAGAGCTTAACATTAGCCATGCCGAAGGGCATCTATCCATCGAGACGAACAAGACGCCCTTCGGCACGACTTCCAACAGGCTTGCTTCGCCGATTGATAGTGTAGTCGGTGATCTACCTGGAATCGGAAACCCTCGCATGCAAGTAGTCTTCGACAAGACTGTTTGTGACGCTCTTCAGCTATCATGTCAATATCAAGAAGTGAATGTTCTGATTATTCGATGGGCCGAACACCTGGATCGAGATCTCCAATGTGGAGCAGAAGTAGGTGCGTTCAGACTCGACTATCTTCGCCGTGCTGACAATAACATGAGCAGGTAGAAGAGCTGCAAAAATTGTTCCGCGATCAGTTTCACTTTCCTACAGAAGTGCTCGAACTTAACGATGTGAAATCGCCGTAGCTGCAGCTTGACACTGGTATCAACAAGTTCATTTTGGAACACGACGGGCCATGTCGTACACATCTCCTAATGATCTACTATACGGGGCATGGGATTGGCGCCCCTGACGGTGTATGGTTCGTAGGGTAAGGATGATACGAACGCGACAACTGCGACGTGAATGCTGACCATTGGCAGAGAACGAGATGGGACTGCAGCTGTTGGATCAGGTAGACTGACAGCCGAAGCGCATTGGAACAAATCCGAGCACAGCCTTTTACACCACGCTCAAGCCGATGTGCTGACCATACTGGACACTTGTTGTGCTGGTAATGTTATGAATAAAGGCCTGACTGAGGACACATTGCGATTGTTTGAAATTCTGGTCGCTACCACGAATGTGTCCCCAACCTCAGCACCCGGACCCAGGTCATTCTCCAGGGCTCCGATCGACTCGTTGGAACATCAAATCGGAGCAGATAACCAGCTGCCATTCACGGCCTTCGATCTGAACAACGATATCATCAACAGACGCAAGGTGCAGAAATCGCACGTCTTCACCAAACCCAACAGGCAAAGTCACCGGCACATCAAGCTAGGCCCACTGAAAAGATGCGCCCGGGAACGCGAAGCTCCAATGGCCGAAGCGTCGTATGTAACGGTGCGCTTCCACGGCTCCACTTTCGAACACCTTCCCTCGCTTCTTGAGCACGAGACGGTTACATTGGCCAAGTCACTAAGCAAGGCGGCGTGGGAGACGAATCTGGGCATAAATCGTATCGAGCTAATCAGGAGACGGAGAAAGACGAAAGACGCTACATAGTGGATTACGTGCACGTGCGTCATGCCGCAGCCGGAAGCCCGCTTGCCGATCGCCGATCGGCCCGGCCTTTGTTGTTGCTCGCGCACGTGCAAGAGCAACTGACCTCCACCACTCGACTCGACTACACCACATCCACACATCCCGTTTCATACTTCTCGACAGACATCCACCCCGCGGCATTGAACCAGAGATATCACTCCATTGTTGGTACATCCTTGCTATTATCGCCATGGACTTCACGAGTCATGGTTCACACGCGCCTCTTGGTTCACGCTGGCGCGAGAAGCGGTCTGAGGGACGACGAGCAATTCATCTTCCAAGCTGAGGCGTATGCTGATCTCGACTCCAACCGCGCGCTTCGACGCCACCCTGGAACATCGCGACAACCGTTGGATCGTCTGAAAGACCACATCTATGCTCAAGAGCAATCAAGCATTTCCCACCGCGCTTCGCCCCAGAAGCAAGCCGCGAGCCAGCCGCTGCGTGTTTTCGACATCCAAGTCGCACACGCTATCACCTATGTCGAAGATACGCAGCTGGCATACACAGCGCTTGAAAGTCAGCTCCCGACGCCGTCGCGTATCTCCTGCACCAAGACACCGAGGAAGACCGCAGTACACGAAGCAACGCTGGGAGCTACAACGCATACGATCGACTATGCCATACCGACACCGTGCAAAGTTACCCCCGCCAGATGTGCCATCCCACCTTTTGTTACGGAAACAGCTCCAAGATCGAGTCGCAGCTATTCGTGGCCTGGCAATGCCCCTTGGAGCCAGTCCTCATACCTGATCTCACCGGCACTTGCTCGCTCAAGCAAAAGAAAACGACTCAATGAGAATCCATCGTCTACCAGCCAGCAGCGTCATGCAACCACTCCGGCGACTGCTCGGAGCGCACTACGCTTCCCCAGTCCGGCCAAGCGCCGTAAATCCACGCAGGGCGTTGTTGGCAGAGACAAAATCAGCGGCGCAAACGGGAACTCTTCAGAGCTGCCGACTTCGTACTCGGTGAGCGACGAGGCTGGAAGCCTCAGACGCCGAGCTCGCACGTCGCAAAGGTCCGCTAGCGATCCAGGTCCACAGTCTCTAAACTTTCGCGGGAGGGTGCCACAAAATGCAGCGTCGCAGCGCGAGAACACATCTCCCATAAAGTATGGAGCAACTCTTAAGCAGACGCATCAGGTAGCTGGCATTGAAGCTGTTCACGCCCCAACCTCAGCTACTGAACGCGATGAGACCACTGCCCACAGCCACAAGCCTGTCGACATGCACTCATTGCCAGCTGCCATATTTCCACCCACTGCAGCAGTAGGTCAGCAATTCGGGACCCATGTTACACCAGCTTTGCAACGACTGATCGCCGGCGACATCGCCAAGTGCTTCAAGCCTACACTGGAGATCCGGGCTATCGACAACCTAGAACGTGGCCACTGGCGTATGCAGATGCCTAGCTGGCCCTCTGAACAACTCGCAGCATTCTGGCGAAACTTGGAGCACTATATAGCTGGCGGCAATGCAGGCTGGGGTGTCTGGTGTACTCGCGAGCCAGACACTTGTTTCCGAAGCAACAGCGAGCGGACGGAAGAGCGCCACGGCAGACCAGCCGAATGTTGCGGCACGGAAGTCAGCACAGGTCATAGCACGATCCGAGTATACTGCTGGGGTGAAGTCGTACAGCACGTTTACCTGCTGCTCTACGTTGCGAGCAATAGCAAGGTGCGCAAATCTGGACTCCAGTGGCTCGATTCGCAGGGCACTGTGGTTGTTCAGATGCCTACAAACGGATCTACACGTAGTAAGTAACCCGATCTTCAATAAGTATTGCGTTGTTATGTACCTCGCCTGCTGTGGCAAGCTCTTTCGCAACGTCATCTTCCACCCGGTGCTACGACGAGGAATAAAGGTGCATCAGTAGGCTCTCGTAGCGTCTCGAGGGCGGACCGAGAGCGTGCATCGACCCATCATGCAGTAGTATGACCCATCACTCTTAGCGAGAGGAGAGGACAGGCATGCCTCGTAGTATGCGTGGCAGACCCACCCATTGGCATTAGTCCGTCTGACATGCTGATTGTGGTTTCGATTTGTAAGTACGCTTCGGGCACGCTTCTGCAGCTGTGACGACCCGTAGGATCTGACCAAGAGGCCTTGAGAGCTGACTAATTAGAGTCCATATAATAAGCGCCGGTGTGTACTGGGAAGCACACTCTCGCTCTTACACTGCAGTACACGCCGTGGCACCACGGCATTCCTTTCTCTGCATCTTCTTCCAACACCCCAAGCATACTCCAAGTCATAAGCAATCGCCGAGATGTTGCTCGACCAGGAGTCCCTCAGGCAGTCGTCCGAGATACATCCTGAAGTGCAAGCGGCAAGTGTAATGATCAAGTATGCTATAAGCCTTACTTACGTTGCCTTCCAAGTGGATGACCGCCAATCCCCAACCTGCACTGGAGTGGGACAACTGGCAGGATGTCCGTGGTGCTATCGCGCTCCTCGCGGAGCAAGGCCTTGAGATGCTTGGCCCTCCAGAAACAAGCATACATGAATTGGTAAATATCATCAGCGAGTGTAATGCGATAATGCATCTAACGGTACTCACCAGGTCATTGATATCCCAGCGCGCGACGGGCACAAGAACTCCACAAACATATACAGGCCAACAAGTCTTCCTCCCTCCGGCAGCCCTCTCATCGTGATGTTCTTCGGTGGAGGCTGGATTAGTGGAAGCAAAGACGCCAACACAGCTTTCGCCCATGCTTACGTGCGAGCGTTTGGCGCTACTGTCGTCTCTCCAAGCTATCGCATGTCGCCCGAGCACAAGTTTCCAGTGCCCCCTCAAGATGCCTGGGACACTGTCAAATGGCTCGATGAGCATGCAGCCGAACTTGGTGCAGATCTCAAGCAAGGCTTCATCGTCAGTGGTGTCTCTGCTGGCGCTACAAACTCTGCTGTCGCGGCTACACATGCCATCGAGAACGAATTGACGCACCCGATCACTGGACAGTACCTTTGCGTTCCGTCCACTATGGACGAGGAAAGTGTGCCTGAGAAGTTCAAGCCTTACTTCAAGGCTTACGAGCAGAACAAGAACGCGCCTATCCTGCCGACCTCAGCTCTTGCCGCGTTGCAGGGACATACCAGCTGGGACGCGGAATCTCCTTGGCGACATGTCATTCGATCTAAGGCGCCATTGTCGAAGCAGTCCCCTGCGTACTTTCAAGTGGATGGGATGGATCCACTTCGCGATGAAGGCTTGATTTGGGAAGAGATGCTGAAGGAGGCCGGCGTCAAGACGAAGCTGGACTTCTACCCTGGGTGTCCTCATGGTCATCATATCTTCATGCCGGGAATCGAGGTTTCGAACAAGGCGACTGCGGATCAGTTGATTGGCGTTGGGTGAGTCTCGAGCTGAGCATGCCGAGTGGCGAGGGGATTGCTGATCTGTCCGGTCTCTACAGGTGGTTGCTTGGTAAAGACATTACGGCGGAGCAAGGTCTGTCCGCCATGATGCCAAATTCTGCGTGAAGGGAGTGCCGACTGAGGCTGGAGAAGACTGAAGTGGCGAAAGTCAAGAGTGCCTCGGTCGTCTCGCCCATGTCAGGGATCATCACTGAAGAACGGACAATCGGAAGGAGTGCGTGATCAAACTTTTCGGAGCACAGATATCAATTGAGAAGATGTTTATCCCCAGCACCCTGTCATTTGACCGCTCAGAGTCTCGGGCGGAGCAGACACTCGGGCTGACGTGGTCCAGATCTGTGGACTTCAAGGCAATGATGAGATCGTCTTCCTGCATATTATGGCGACTTCCTAGTCGAGACCTTCGACCAGTGACACGATGATGTAGGGTCATTCCCGCCTATCTCGACGGCGTTCCGGAAGACGCCTCTTCGTCGTAACAAGCACGAAGGATCACGCTAAAAAGTACATCCGCTAGCTATGCAATGTTCCCGTCCCTGTGCCGTGTTGCTCTGGCCATAGCCGCCATGCTTTTGGCGCACGATGCATAACGTGGTGGCTGCGCATGAGATCGAGACACGTGTAAGACGCCTTGGCTGGCCACTAGTCTCCATTCGAGAGATAGCTGGAAAAGAGATCTTTACAGCAAGTCTATACGACACAAATGCTCAATAAGGGTATCATCTCGCCTCAACGTACATCATTAGTTCGCGGGATATGAAAAGCAATCTCTACGCGTACGACCACATTTTTCAGTTAATCAGCCATTGTGTGCCCCGAGAACTGATGATGCCCACTTTGGTCATCCACTGTTGGACCATCGCATCTATTCTCCAGTCTCCTGGGTCTGTAGGACTGGAGTTGCTCTTCTTCTCGGAGTCCATGTGTCGTCCCACGTGTTCCATTCTATCATTCCACGTTCCTTGTCCATGGAACTCCTGCTCGCAGAACAAGCAGCCGCTATGTTCTGGGCTCGACCGCAGTGGTTGGTAGCAACTCTTTGCGATTTCGGCCATGACTTGGTCTTCTTCGTTCCCCTTACTGCTCCTCGCTAGCGATCTCCTTCCCGTGGATGCTCGAGACGTTTCCGCAGCGTGCATTCGGCGGACATGTTGTATGAACAAATCCTTGCGATTGAAGTCATTCTGCTTTCGGTCGGTATCAGCGCTTCCGCATTGATCACAGCGCCAGAACCCGAGCCGCATATGTTGGGTCGAAAAATGGCGCTTCCATTCATTCTTCGACCCAAATGTTGAGGGGCACCCGTAGACGGCGAGCGGACAAGGGAACGCTCTGTTGCCCGCCGTCGTGATACGGGGATCAGTAGTACCACTCTTGGGGCTGTGATGATACGAAGACGACCGTTGATTCATCTGAGGCCGCTTGTTGACTCTTGCCGTTGATGATGAGATTGATCGAGAGGATTGTGTGCGACGGCGCCTGAAGTCAGGCACTTGCGAGCTACGCCGTGGGACTTCTTCCGTTGGGCAGTATTGAGAGTATGGTACGCTGTGGGATGTCTCGGAGGTGTCGTCATCTGCTGAAGCAATTGGATGGTATCCTTCCTGAGCAAATGATCCGTATGTTTCATACCGCGCGTCCGTCCCCTCGAAAGCTGATACGGAAGGCTGGTCGTCGGCGCGTCTCTGAACGTCGTGGAGCGCGACACAATCGCCGATGGCGCCGTTCCCTTGCTCTCCGTAAGACAGATAGCCGCCATGGACGAAGGCAACGCTTTCCTCCTGGCCATAGAGTGTCAGGTTTGAGACGATAGCAAGCTCGGGCGACGCCCAGGATGAGTCTCTACAGTCGCTGCGAGCACTGCCCGTCAGAGATGACTTCAGAGCACTGCTCGCAGGGGAAGGGTGCCGGCGATCAGCCTGTGGATCAAAGATCGCGTGTCCATTTAATTGAGCAGATCCAGCGGAAGGAGAGGAACAGCACCATGATTCGGGACCGTCCACCTGGTCTGTGAGTGGCGTAAACATGAAGCGATCGGACTCGTCCAGGAATCGGCGCATAGGGACAGCAAATCCTAGTCTTGGTACAGGATTGCAGCCGGCAAGATAATGATGATCGCTTGAGCATATGTCCTTGTCACACTGGACATCCAACGGACAGGTCTGCAGACTGTCGACATATGTAAGGTCCATGCTGAATGTTACCACTTGCTCACTGTCGTTGACCTCCCAAGCCCCGTTGCTGCAATTGGTCAAAGTGCTAAATGGTGTCTTGCTGTTGATGTGAAGTAATTGTGCAGCGTCGATGCAACGATGCACTTCGGAGTACCCCCGTTAGCCAGAACAAAGTGGCAATGTATATGGCCAGGCAATCGATGCGGCAGTCCTAGCTTTCACTGACGAGGATGTCGCAGTAATGCTATACGGCTCGTGGGTAAGTTCGAAGGCAGGAAGGGCGAAGCAGATGGCGGTCGGAAGAATCAAGTTTGAGAACACGGTTTTGCGGCTTCTCTGCAGCGCAGTCGATATCTTTGTGGCCCATGGCCTACCTGAACTGACAGCTTTATGCATGGCATGCACTGCTCAGTGCACAGTGTGCTCGCAGAGCCTCAAGTCACTTGTACCTTGTCGTGTGTGAGCTTGGGCCCTGGATCTCAATGCACTACTTGCAGCACCGGTGTAGGCTGTGCGAATGAACGCCCGAAGAAGCATTACATCCACCTTTAGCTACCGCGGGCGTCGACCCTATGTCCTTTCAAGGCTAGAGCCTGGGCAAAGGCGCTTCTAGATATAATCTTAGGCAGTGGGCGGCACCAGACGTTGTATAGTCAATCTGCATCGTCCTTCGCCATGACTTTAGAGTCGGTGCAGGAGCTGGCGATGGCTGCATGTTGCGGGCCGAAATGGGGCGTCGAGGCGCCCTCCCGCCAGGGCTTGCAAATGGCCATGTGAGACCGTCGCCTGGGGAATTGGGGGCCAGGACACAAACGCCGATGCGTCCTCCACGGTTGCTGTTGACATGATCTTGTCTAGGCCTGCTCCATCGCATCAGCTCATACTCCACTTCAAATCAGCTGCTCGCCTCCTCAATGCACGCTGATGTGTGGTTGTGAGATCACAAGTACGAGTTGAAAAGCAAACATCTGGTGTGGTGGCGCGGGCACTCTTGATGCTTTGTCCGTCGAGGCAAATTTATGGCAAGATCGTTGCCTTGCTCAGGGATCATGCTGCATTTCGTCATCTGTGGCAGAGTGTTACCATCTGCACTGCTATAATGGTGTCCGCAGGGCCTCCCAGAACGCCAGACATACAGTCGCGGTACAAGGCCAGACAGGCCCGTAAACGTGGCAGGCACTTCAAGACTCTGCTTTCACAGTTGGTATCACAACATGGGTGCAGGTGAAACAGCACGAGGGCTGCAGAGCCCCATGCGCAAGCGAGCAAGCCGAATCTCAGCAAACGCTGGCCATCGCTGGACCTCAAGCCAACGTGGTCTTCATGACGACGCGTGCGAGACACGCTTCTCGGCTCACATATATGTAAGGTAGTCAGCATAGCGGTAGGCTACCATGTGCGTACCTCGAGCTTTTGACCTAACACATGTTGGTGACATTCCGGTACTCGTGAACAGTCAGTCCCTCAAAACAGACCGGGATGCACTCCAGATGGATCTAGATCAACAACTGCATGATGCAGGCATCTTTCAGTGTTGTGGCACTTCAGTGATAGTCGACCCGGGATCTGTGCGCCATCCTCGCGCTTTCGGGTGTCAAGTTTTACCGCGTTCGCAACGTGACATATCTTGCATACCAGCCATGTCACTGCTGGCTAAGAGCTTGGTGCAAGCCCGCGCAGTGCACGGCGTAAGTGAGCAGATGTGTATGGCCACAACAGAAGAGCGGCGTTGAAGATACGGACGACACTTACCGCACGCCACGTTCCGACCGCTTCGCCACCGGCCGCTCCGTGAACTCATCTTTCATCAATTCACAAATCTCCGAGTGGGCTCGCAAAAAGCCTGAGCGGGAGGGTCTTGTTGTCGTATGGCTGTTTTGAGGGACGCAAACATGGCCGCAAGCTTCTTGCCGTGTTATCGAGGGCATAGCTTGTTGCCATGCAGGTGTTGCCGCGACTCACCCGTTCATTGTATGTGACATACCATGACATGTCACACGCCATTTGTGTGACAGTGCTGCAGATGGCTGAGCAAACGTGATCCAAGTTGGGTTCCAGGCGTCTCAGTTCCTGGGGAGCGTCGTCGGAGATTTCGCACCTTGAGCCGGTGGATACCATGTCAAATACTTGGTATCGGCAGCGCGCACAAGAGGAGCGGTATGTGATGTCGCGAGTAGAGTTCTACAGCGCAGCGGCATGACTGCTAGACTGTCGGATGAGATTACTTCTTGCCCTTCCTCTTCTTGAACACAACAGCAGGTGTCGTTGGTGCTTCAGAAGACTGCTTCTCGCGTGCGTCTCCTGCTGATCTTTCGACATCCGGAATGGTCTGAAGCATTTCCATCCCATCATCGCCCTCTTCCTGCTTGACAGCCTCGCTCTCGTTCTTTGGCAAGGCTTTAGGGTGGTCAGGCTTCCTCTTTACACCACTCAGGAGTGCATCCAGGTCGCCTGTGTCGTCGTCGTTCGTGTGACTGCCGGGGTACTTCTTGAGATTGCGGCCCCATGCTCTCCTCTTCGGCGCAGCTTCCTCGTCTCGAATATCGTCGTCCTCGTTGTCGGCCTTGCGCTTGTATACGCCTTTTGCAAGCGTCTCGACACTTTCTTCGGTCTTCACGGCAGACTTTGACTCGTTGTCGGTATCCTGCCCCTCTCGCTTCGCCTCTGCAAGGATTTCTGCTAGCGAGCGATTTACGCTCACAGAACCACCCTCTGCGGGCTCTACCGACCTCGCGTTGACAACTTGGTAGCTGCCAACTCCTGCGACCTCCTTCTTCAGCTCGTCCGGCAACTCCACGCCCAGAGCTGCGAGCTGCTCCGCGTGTGCTTTGCGTTGCGCGGCAGAAGTCATGGCCGGTGCTGTCGTTCGAGGCCCTTTGGCCGCTGGTACAACACTCGCTGCCGCAGGACTCTTCGCACTGCCAGCTTTCCCGCCAACCATGCCGTTGAGTCTGGCCACTTCATCTTTTGCCCGCTGCTTATCACGCGTCTCGTGCTCCTTGTTCTTGTGCAGCTCTCGCAGACTGCGCTGGATGTTGTTCTGGTGCTTGGCGCTTGCTTCGTGGTTCTTCCGCTCGATGCTCGTGTCGCGCACATACTGGCTGCAGAACTTGCACCAGTACGAGGGCGTAGACTTCCAGTATTCGGACATTGTTGCGGTGATGTCGAGATACAGCAAGTTGAGGTGCATGTAGAGCGAAAAGTTGCCCGTCGATGCAGCTTGGTGGCGCACCGAGACCGAGGCACGGGCACGGCAATGCCGAGCTTAATCAATGTTCCACTAAGTGATAGACGTGGTCGCGCTAATACGCGGCTCATGTCTGTCGCGTCCAGCTGGAGTGTGTGGCAGCTGGATGGCGTGTTCTAGCAGACGTAGGTTGGAAAGGCACCGGTGCAGGTGCAGGTGCAGGTGCAGGTGCAGGTGCAGGTGCAGGTGCAGGTGCAGGTACAGCTTCACTTCCGTCTTCGTCGTCCACCACCACCAATGTCA contains the following coding sequences:
- a CDS encoding AB hydrolase superfamily protein, whose product is MTANPQPALEWDNWQDVRGAIALLAEQGLEMLGPPETSIHELVIDIPARDGHKNSTNIYRPTSLPPSGSPLIVMFFGGGWISGSKDANTAFAHAYVRAFGATVVSPSYRMSPEHKFPVPPQDAWDTVKWLDEHAAELGADLKQGFIVSGVSAGATNSAVAATHAIENELTHPITGQYLCVPSTMDEESVPEKFKPYFKAYEQNKNAPILPTSALAALQGHTSWDAESPWRHVIRSKAPLSKQSPAYFQVDGMDPLRDEGLIWEEMLKEAGVKTKLDFYPGCPHGHHIFMPGIEVSNKATADQLIGVGWLLGKDITAEQGLSAMMPNSA